Genomic DNA from Prunus dulcis unplaced genomic scaffold, ALMONDv2, whole genome shotgun sequence:
catgcaaagattttaaaatatatattttttttttataaggactttgcgcgatgaagttactgtttcgtcgcgcaaagtcaatttgagcgacgatgtattgttgtCGAGCAAAAGtgtgtcgcgcaaagttactttgcgcgacgaaacaataacttcgtcgcgcaaaatttggtcgcgcaagactttgagcgacgatgtattgtcgtcgcgcaaaagttcgtcgcgcaaagtcactttgagcgacgatgtattattgtcgcgcaaaagtgtgtcgcgcaaaatttgttCGCACaatactttgagcgacgatgtattgtcgtcgcgcaaaagtttgtcgcgcgaagtgactttgcgctacgaattgtttttcgtcgcgcaaaatttggtcgcgcaatactttgagcgacgaagttttttgtttcgtagcgcaaagtgactttgtgcgacgaatagttttttgtcgcgcaaaatttggtcgcgcaaagggttttttttactagtgtaTCCTACCAGCCAACGTCAccaatttaacataaaatcAAACGGTGAAGTTGACGAATTCCGTAAATTTAAAAACGTTGGGTTTcatattgatgaaattgaaaccccATGGCCCATTTTGATAATGACCCTAAACCTAAAGGGAGTAAAATGTAGTTAATccaatggaaaaaaaaagaagaagtgaaATTCAAACAATCAGCCTTAGATCAGTCTACATTTGTTTTTCACTTTCTCCCTGTAACATGCCAtgttgggttttgttgttttctacTTCAGCATCCATTACTGAACTAATCATATGCTTCCACTTTCTTCACGGAATTATCAATCGGCTAAACATCTTTCCTACCAGAAAAGGAAATTGTTTTGCTTAATTTGCTTAGTATGTTTCTGAAACTTAAACTTTTTAGGGAGAAAAACAACAATCATTAATCCTTAGAGTTAATAGGGATAATTTTGTACCTAACTAAGATTCAGGTTCTATCGGATCGCTCCATAGACACCAAGACACACAGAAAATCTGCAGATGACTTGTCACATGCTGGATAAAGAGAGACACCAAACTTTTCTTCATCACTTTACAAAGCACTCTCTTTTTCAAATACCCAGCACTCAttatcttttcattttccttattcaattatatatatacacaattaTATATTCGCATCATTATTACCTTATCGTTTCCCCATATAAgagatttttccttttattaatAGTTTCTTTATcatgataaaaataatttagatgCCATATCTTCAAATGTCTTGATGTTactcttttgtttcttcaataAATTTCTCTTGTGCCGtcgagatttttttttaaattaattttttttataaagctAACTGATATTATTCTTTACatactatttatattttcattgaTATATGGTAACattctcaattaattttcattatttgCAGGCCGGAAACAATcatatgattttaaaaaagttgGACATCAAAGATCGTGGGCCGTACATGACAATGACTTTCATGGTTTCTCCATCTAATTAAACTCATTCGAAAATCAAACAATATATATGATGCATGAAAGACACATGCAGACAAGGAAAGCTGCAAAACCAGGGGCCCTTTTGAATGGAATCTCCCTTAGAATTAACACCATGcacctttatttatttatttatttgattttcttagtTAAGAGACTATACACGCCTTTAgccaagaaaattaaatacataaataattagGGATATATAAGGAGGCTGAGAGCCTCTGAGCGTCATCGTCTTCTAGTGCAATCATTGGAGGAGAATAAACTTGCATTAGATACCACTTAATGTTGGTTTATTCACCTTCCAAAACTTTCTCCCATTATAATAGAATTTTAATTTCAGACCTGGGTTTAGTCAAGTTGATTAGAGCGGATGTACTCATTACTGTGCACTAGTTCAAATCTTCTTCTCCGTAGTTTAGAtagattaaaatataatatcgtttgtatataaataaataaaaaagaattttatttaatggaaattataaaaaaaatgttggcTTATTTACGTAACCAAATTAGAAAAGAGACAATGGTTTATACTTTTCTGAAAGATATCGATCCATTTAGAAATTTAGATAGACGCTTCTGTGGCTTATTTACTTTATGTGTGTTTCAATCGTGTGACCGACGTctgaagggcaaaacggtcaTCTAAGGTTGTATTTATCTCTAATCATACAGTACACCCCGTAGagcatcttcttcatcttcattaTATTCATTACCATTTATAAAGTTGGGTTGGCAGAGTCGTTGTTGAGTAGGGGAGCAAATGCGACAAGTAAAGCCATTGTTCTCTCAAAGTTGGTCAAGTGCACAGAACAAGGGCCATTTATGGCTGAGTTCTTTGCTTTCTGCAGATTTAGAAGCTAATGGCTGTTTTTCGTGTTTGATGGCAAGTGGGAGGCGCTCTTTTTCCTTTGGCGGTTTTTTATATGCTAAAGGTTTCTTTTTTACGTAGGCCCAAGCTTGTACatctttttatcttctttaCAATGCTATATTGTTTCGTTAATGAATGAAatccctttaaaaaaaaaaagttatacaCGTAAGAAAAGTTCATAATGGTTCTTCAGTACTTATTTTTCTCTTGCTCAATAAATTGGAAAGTCTCATTTTCAATGTCTACATTGTGATGTCTTACCTACATTTTTAAACATACATTGCCAATTCGAGTTCAACTACTTAATCTACATGTTGGGAGGAAAATTCACAACTTTAAATCAGTTAGGTACAAGATTGGATTAAGGGACAATGctaagaataaagaaattattaGCCGAGAGAAGGATTGAGTTGACATCAAAATGCCATGAGCAAAGAACATCAgaataaagaaagaagttgAGAGATAAAGAAATTCCTCTGATTAATAACATTGCAGTTCAATTATTGAAATTGTTCGTCTTTTGAGTCATTTCTTAGAGgtgatcatccttacaaaaaatcaaGATCAAACAAATTAACTATTTGATTATCTAATTGTGCTTAAGCAAACAACGAATACAATATAGtcaataaatttgaaatgtgAAACAACGAACACAATATGTTCAGCTGGAAGCCTGGAATGGTATGAAgatgttttagttttcaattttggacTCAACTTAGACTTTCGGTATGATCTTGAGTATCGCAGGCACATGCCTGAGTTTTCTAACGAGTTCTTGTTGTGATCAATTTTAGACTTTCATTGCAATGCATCATAATGTGAATATGCATATAGATTATAAAATTAATCGTCATAGAAGCTACACCAAACTAAAAAGGGATGGTATATATtctcaaaaaaagaagaaaaagaaaaagaaaatctgataTCAAAGTTTGGCAAAATCTGATAAAACTTAGCCACATTTATAATACTGTTGATTTCATGTGACATAGCCTTTATCATCATCTCTTTGTTTGATAGAGTAGAAGAAAATGTGATGTTTGTTGTCTTTCCCTTAACTTGATCCAGTTGCTTCTGAGCAATATAAGGATTCTACACACATATTTAATTAGGGGAACAAGTGTTTTATTCCTGTCCAAAACTTCCATGTCaatgattattattaatattgtaTATTTATGATGACATCTACCttatcatattttaatttccatttttaacAAAGACACGGGTATTGACAGAGAAGTGTATGTCTAACCTGACTTAATTGAATAGTAACCCTATCAAAATAGTTTTCGTATCGTTATCACTCAAGCTAATGAATAGACATTTGTCTAGATGTAAGTTAAGCCTGTTGGCCAAAGTAACACAACCACCCCTTTGCATCCTAATTCAATCCATCCCTCCTCATACAGTAAAGTAATTAGAATATCgctttgtgaaaaaaaatcattatgagcttttaatttcaatttttattgctTTGGTCATTTGCAGCGCCGCCATGCGTAGTCAAAAAAGAGTTGTGCCATTTGAACTAAGTCCCCATTTTGAACCTGATACTTGCCAGGTGTTTAACCTTTTTATACCAAGCATTATATATGGTTGTCTATTCTTCAGATGGGCATCCCTATATAGTttgttcaaatttcatatgtCATGTACTTGCCCATTGTCACTATTGCTGCTAATAAAAATATGGCCCAACTTAAAAATTATGTGTACTCtcagattttaaaatataCTTGTCGAAGACAAGCCacatataataattaaattaattaagtaattaattaattaggatgAAAAAGACTTGTAATATAATAGTATTGCTTTCTATATCCTGGCCAATTCTGAGTTCAGATGAGATAGAGGTAGAGAGGTCTGCAAATTAGGTGGTTCACAGTCTTAGCACCAAAGGGGCTTTGCTGCTTCAAAAGTAATTAAAGTAAGCCATGGACATCTCTCTTTTCTGTACCAATAATAAAGAAGCAAACTTTCTGCAGCAGTACTCCAACCAGATCAAGATCAATGGTCTGGCAGCCATAGACATGCAAAGCACCAACCAGCCCCAGAATAGTCACACATCAACAAGCCGTTCATCGGGGTCCAGCGAGCCTTGTCCGGCCGGCACGAAATGGGCATCTAGGCTTCTTATGGAGTGTGCAAGGGCAGTCTCAGAGAAAGACTCTTCTAAAATCAATCACCTTCTATGGATGTTGAATGAGCTGGCTTCTCCTTATGGGGATTGTGAGCAGAAGCTAGCCTCTTATTTTCTGCAAGCTCTCTTTTGCAAGGCCACAGACTCCGGTCTCCGATGCTACAAAACCCTAACCTCTGTAGCTGAAAAGAGCCACTCCTTTGATTCAGCCAGGAAGTTAATACTAAAGTTCCAAGAGGTAAGCCCATGGACGACTTTTGGTCATGTGGCTTCAAACGGTGCCATATTAGAAGCCTTGGATGGAGAGACCAAACTTCACATAATTGATATAAGCAATACCCTTTGCACCCAATGGCCTACTTTGCTAGAAGCTTTGGCCACAAGAAACGATGAGACGCCGCATTTAAAGCTCACGGTCGTGGTAACAGCGAACATAGTCAAGTCGGTGATGAAGGAAATAGGCCAAAGAATGGAGAAGTTTGCTAGGTTAATGGGAGTTCCCTTTGAGATTAATGTGATCAGTGGGCTAAATAATTTGGGAGAGCTCACAAAAGAGGATCTAGGTGTTCAAGAGGATGAGGCTATTGCTGTGAACTGCATTGGGGCCTTAAGAagaattgaagttgaagaaagAGGGGCTGTGATCCGAATGTTCCAATCGCTAAGGCCTCGAGTTGTGACGgttgttgaagaagaagcagatcTTTTCAGCTCATCAGTAAACCATGACTTTGTCAAGTGCTTTGAAGAGTGCCTTAGGTTTTACACATTATACTTTGACATGCTAGAGGAAAGCTTTGTCCCAACCAGCAATGAAAGGTTGATGCTAGAGAGGGAGTGCTCAAGAAGCATagttagggttttgggttgcGATCACCATGATCATGATGACAAAAATGGTGGTGGGGAATGTGAGAGAAGGGAGAGAGGAAGCCAATGGTCTGAGAGGCTGAAGGAGGCATTTTCGCCATTTGGGTTTAGCGACGACGTTGTGGATGATGTCAAAGCGTTGCTAAAGAGGTACCGAGCCGGTTGGGCGCTGGTGCTTCCACCACAAGGAGAAGATATTGATCAAACAGGAGTCTATTTAACATGGAAAGAGGAACCTGCAATATGGGCTTCCATATGGAAACCTTCTAATTAGCCACCATTATTGCTAAGTCTACATTCAGAGTGAAGGGAATTTGAAGATCGCATCGTATATGGAGTTGCCTCTTTTCttcaatatttaattttcttactATATCATGCAtatgccttttctttttcttttccatcttCATAATGTCCTACTTTTCTTCTGCTTTGTGCTTGGGAGTTTGTGTTCGTTTCtttgttggttttattttattgtactTGTCCTCTTTTTGAGTTCCATACTGGACGGTGTAAATTTCCTTTTGGATATTGCTTGCTTCCTTCTTCCATATCCCTGAGCGCTGAGTGTGAGTGGGATTCTCTCTCTGTTATGCATTTGCTGGATATTGAAGCATATaattcatttcatttccattGTATTTGTTGGTTCATTTGTACACAAAGAAGCAAACCCTTTTCGATCGTATTTGAATAATTAGTAAACCGATGTTgaccaaaataaatttatggTTTATCATATTGCTTTGTGATTGATCCTCTTTTGTTTATATCAAAATTATGTATCAGCCGACCGATTTGACATTTCTGATAAATTTACTTCAGAAATAATACATATAATGATGATTAGGCTTGGATGTCACTTAATCGTCATGCTTATGAATTATAGTTCTAGTCCAAACCCTAAAGAATCTAAAATTAGGTACTTGTTAATTTATTATCATTTACACATAAGGGAAACAACTttgtaactctctctctctctctctctctctctctctctctctctctctctctctctctctctctctctctcctcttcatCAAGAGAATCTGCTTTTCTCCATAGAGAAAACTAagctgtgagagagagagagagagagagagagagagagagagagagagctaaagAAGTATACATCAGAAAGTaaacatatacatacatattgGTAAAGTTgaagactatatatatatttatttgtggAAGTATACATATAAATTGACATAAAGAGAGAAGGGTCCCAAGAGAGCTTGGTGGCAAGCAGAAATGTACCAACTAGATCCCATGTTTGCCTTTTGGTCTAGTGATTTGAATAGCATATTTTGCCTTTTAATTACTATATTCATGTACTGCCTTTAAGCCAACATTATATAGTGGAAGGCTACTTTTCTAGTTTGAGATAAGACGGTGTACTAGCATTGCAAGCTCATCTCCTTGCTTTGTATGTTACTTGTTTATCATATTCTATTGGTGGTATTTTAAACAAGAACCCTCTTGGTAGTCAATGAAACCCCCTCTAGCTTTAGTTCTCTTTTCACACACAATCTCAGAACATGCACGTGCCTGCATGCTAACGGATATCGACTAGagttctattttatttagttacCTTTATCTTTACAAGTAATGCTGCAACTGATGGGGCACCAACACGGACGCAGTGGGGTCCTATAATTAGTGCAAATGTTCTCTCCTCTCTATTTATGCTTTTGAGTTATTTCAGTTTGTGAAAAGAAAGTGCTAGGTTTACCTTTTCTAAACCTAGcattatctttaaaatttcaaaccaaatttatGCCGActaaccaaaacaaaaacccatatAACCACCTAATCAATAAATCAGCAAAAACTTCATCCAATAAATCAAACTAATATATGTAAACCATAAATTTAATCCAAgtaattataaatttgatttcatacATCATAcaagtaattaaattaaaaacataacTACGACGGAAGCGGCAACACTCTGCGGCACTACAGCAGGTGGAGATTGGGGAGCTTGGGGTTACGATTTGAGGAGATAATAATAGAAATTGgggtttttttggggtgatTATCGAGTGGGCTTTGaaaaggggggggggggggttaAAAAAATTGCCTAGGCTAAAACTACGTCGTTATCCAggagattttaaaaaagacaGCTGCAGTAGCATCTGCTTCTGAAAACAAAGGAATTCCCCATCGAACAGAGGTGTTCCGATAGAATGATTAGATGTGTAGGATGATTCATCTAATCATTGTCCACTAGTCCATTCATATACGATATATACATGTTCTGATATAATGATACCTATGTGCAATATATGATACTTTAATATATGCATTGTTGTGAAATCATACGTTGATACATGATACATTAATACATgatatattaatatatgtgcaatatatgatatattaacaaatgaatttttgttaattgtGCTAATACATCATTTCGAATTAATACAGTATGTCGTTCCAATACAATACATTGTTCTAAATTAATACAATACACGAATTTTGATCCGTAATATTGTACCTTTGTACCTCAGAAATTACCGAACTCCGAACCCGTTCCCATTCCACGTTCCACCAGGTTAAATAATCCAAGCACCACGAATTCCATCATTGATAATCAAGCATTAATAATGTAGATGTGAAACTAATTATGAAACAATTGCAAAATcgatgcaaaaacaaaatgtttaTCATGGCAACATCAGAAACACCTcgaagaaagaaagggaaaaggcTCTccaatcaaaacccaaaaggtACAACTTTTAAGCAAAATCATTCTACACTATGATAACAGAGCTTAGCCTAAGGCTTATCAGGAGCAACATTTCGGTGAGCCACCAAAATGGTAGTTTTGGTTTGGAATTCGCTAAATGGCGGGTCTGATTATGAAAgaataaaccctaaaaaaactttagcaacccggaaaaaaaaaatagatagaaGAAGATTTAATGTCTTATCAAAAGAGTGGTGCAAACATACGCAGGTGAGTCGAATCCTTCTTTTCGTTAATCTGGACTTCTTTTGTTCTTCACCTCTTCAAATGGCGGTATGCAGAAGTTAAATAAcataaaaccctaaaccctatttcattttttaaatttatttgtcAGAATCCTATAAGTTTGTTTCAAAGTTAGTTTTCAAATATTACATTCCTGACTCCATTggtaaacaaaattatataatgaCCCCTCCCTGGTATGGGTACGAGTATTAGCAGGGATAGCTAATGGGCTGTATGGGCTATAGGCCATGCCAAAGAaactttcctttttaaatGTGAGGTAGTCTTGTGTGAGACGCATGATATTT
This window encodes:
- the LOC117612564 gene encoding protein SHORT-ROOT-like; this translates as MDISLFCTNNKEANFLQQYSNQIKINGLAAIDMQSTNQPQNSHTSTSRSSGSSEPCPAGTKWASRLLMECARAVSEKDSSKINHLLWMLNELASPYGDCEQKLASYFLQALFCKATDSGLRCYKTLTSVAEKSHSFDSARKLILKFQEVSPWTTFGHVASNGAILEALDGETKLHIIDISNTLCTQWPTLLEALATRNDETPHLKLTVVVTANIVKSVMKEIGQRMEKFARLMGVPFEINVISGLNNLGELTKEDLGVQEDEAIAVNCIGALRRIEVEERGAVIRMFQSLRPRVVTVVEEEADLFSSSVNHDFVKCFEECLRFYTLYFDMLEESFVPTSNERLMLERECSRSIVRVLGCDHHDHDDKNGGGECERRERGSQWSERLKEAFSPFGFSDDVVDDVKALLKRYRAGWALVLPPQGEDIDQTGVYLTWKEEPAIWASIWKPSN